The Emys orbicularis isolate rEmyOrb1 chromosome 14, rEmyOrb1.hap1, whole genome shotgun sequence genome includes a region encoding these proteins:
- the IL34 gene encoding interleukin-34 — translation MQRGYAPFLYFVVVLGLEAAMQKECRIIEALQNKLTYQQRLQYMKHYFPINYTVNVQFEEVLRVANITRLRDRNVGELSLRFLWLSVNSQVLLKIRAVLLEKHPAWEYTRDLCLLFDQLVEEYENCNQGNVDTNVWDVVEQVLSGDAGSSRKAVRPKALLDNCAKVLWMLYSESCE, via the exons ATGCAGCGGGGCTACGCGCCCTTCCTCT ATTTCGTGGTTGTCCTGGGGCTGGAGGCTGCAATGCAGAAGGAATGCAGGATTATTGAGGCTCTCCAGAACAAGCTGACGTATCAGCAACGGCTCCAGTACATG AAACACTATTTCCCCATCAACTACACCGTGAATGTCCAGTTCGAAGAGGTTCTCAGGGTGGCCAACATTACCAGGCTG CGGGATCGGAACGTCGGCGAGCTGTCCCTGCGCTTCCTGTGGCTCAGTGTGAACTCCCAGGTGCTGCTGAAGATCcgggctgtgctgctggagaagcACCCGGCCTGGGAGTACACCCGAGATCTCTGCCTCCTCTTTGATCAGCTGGTTGAGGAGTACGAGAACTGCAACCAG GGGAACGTGGACACAAACGTTTGGGACGTGGTAGAGCAGGTTCTCAGCGGCGACGCAGGGAGCAGCCGGAAGGCCGTGCGCCCCAAAGCCCTGCTGGATAACTGCGCCAAGGTCCTGTGGATGCTGTACAGCGAATCGTGTGAGTAG